One genomic region from Biomphalaria glabrata chromosome 7, xgBioGlab47.1, whole genome shotgun sequence encodes:
- the LOC129927155 gene encoding uncharacterized protein LOC129927155 produces the protein MPSKKQMIKSCLRTFCLHIVCAPIVSAPVFSAPVVSAPVVSAPVFSTPVVSTPVVSAPVFCAPVVSAPVFCAPVFCAPVYCAPVVSSPVVSAPVFCAPVVSAPVFCAPVVSAPVYCAPVVSAPVVSTPVVSAPVFCAPVVSAPVYCAPVVSSPVYCAPVVSSPVFCAPVVSVPVVSAPVFCAPVVSAPVFCAPVVSAPVYCAPVVSSPVFCAPVVSAPVFCAPVVSAPVFCAPVVSAPVFCAPVVSAPVFCAPVVSAPVFCAPVVSAPVFCAPVVSAPVFCAPVVSAPVYCAPVVSSPVFCAPVVSAPVFCAPVVSAPVFCAPVVIEQSSGVSIHGYRLSVNSCL, from the exons ATGCCGTCTAAAAAGCAGATGATTAAAAG TTGTCTACGCACCTTTTGTCTGCACATCGTTTGCGCACCAATTGTCAGCGCACCAGTTTTCAGCGCACCAGTTGTCAGCGCACCAGTTGTCAGCGCACCAGTTTTCAGCACACCAGTTGTCAGCACACCAGTTGTCAGCGCACCAGTTTTCTGCGCACCAGTTGTCAGCGCACCAGTTTTCTGCGCACCAGTTTTCTGCGCACCAGTTTATTGCGCACCAGTTGTCAGCTCACCAGTTGTCAGCGCACCAGTTTTCTGCGCACCAGTTGTCAGCGCACCAGTTTTCTGCGCACCAGTTGTCAGCGCACCAGTTTATTGCGCACCAGTTGTCAGCGCACCAGTTGTCAGCACACCAGTTGTCAGCGCACCAGTTTTCTGCGCACCAGTTGTCAGCGCACCAGTTTATTGCGCACCAGTTGTCAGCTCACCAGTTTATTGCGCACCAGTTGTCAGCTCACCAGTTTTCTGCGCACCAGTTGTCAGCGTACCAGTTGTCAGCGCACCAGTTTTCTGCGCACCAGTTGTCAGCGCACCAGTTTTCTGCGCACCAGTTGTCAGCGCACCAGTTTATTGCGCACCAGTTGTCAGCTCACCAGTTTTCTGCGCACCAGTTGTCAGCGCACCAGTTTTCTGCGCACCAGTTGTCAGCGCACCAGTTTTCTGCGCACCAGTTGTCAGCGCACCAGTTTTCTGCGCACCAGTTGTCAGCGCACCAGTTTTCTGCGCACCAGTTGTCAGCGCACCAGTTTTCTGCGCACCAGTTGTCAGCGCACCAGTTTTCTGCGCACCAGTTGTCAGCGCACCAGTTTTCTGCGCACCAGTTGTCAGCGCACCAGTTTATTGCGCACCAGTTGTCAGCTCACCAGTTTTCTGCGCACCAGTTGTCAGCGCACCAGTTTTCTGCGCACCAGTTGTCAGCGCACCAGTTTTCTGCGCACCAGTTGTCATTGAACAATCGTCTGGTGTATCAATCCACGGATACAGGTTGTCAGTAaacagttgtctgtga